The sequence CGTGGAGACGATCCAGCGACGCGAGATGTGGACGCATTCGATCCTGGCCGTGAAGCCCCTGGCGTCGAGCGCCATCATGACGAACAACATGAGCGTGGCGTTCACGACATTCGCCCTCGGGATCACCGGCGGTCTCGGCACGATCTACATGATGGTGCTGAACGGCGTGATGATTGGCGTCATCGGGATGGCGTGCTGGCTGGCGGGGATGAGCGTGGCGCTCTGGAGCTTCGTGGCGCCGCACGGCGTCCTCGAACTCCCGGCGATCTTCATCGCCGGCGGTGCGGGGCTGCGGGTCGGCCTCGGCCTGCTGTTCCCGGGCACGTTGCCGCGTCGCGACTCGCTGGCCTCGGCCGGCACCGAAGCCGTGCGGCTGCTGGTCGGCGTCGTGCCAATCCTGATCCTCGCCGGCATCATCGAGGCCTTCATCTCGCCGACCGCCCTCGCGCCGTCGCTCAAGTTCCGAATGGCCGCCGCGCTGTTCGTCCTTCTGGTGTTCTACCTGTTCCGTCCGCTCGAATCACGGAGCTGACAAAGAACTCGCGGAGCGCGCAGAGTCGGACGGATCCATGTCCGGTTGTCGCTTGTCCGAGTGCCTTGGTGTCGAGGTCGCTGCAACGGATCCGTCCCTGCGTCCTCTGCGAGGTCTGTGCAGTTCTCCCTACAGCTGGTTGCGTGCCTTCACCGACAGGTAGGAATTCACCAGCGTGGGCGACAGGGTGGCGGAGTCGGCTTCGAGCGCCAGAAGGCCCCGGTCGCGGAGGCGCGCCAGGAGCAGGTCGCGGCGCTGCAGCACTTCCTGCGCGGCGGCCGCCTGGAACATCGCCGTCTCGTTCTCCGGATTGCGCGCGGCGAGCTCTCGCATGTCGGGCTGGCCGATGACGACGAAGAGGACGAGATGTCGAGGCATCATGCCCGAAGCCGCGTCGATGACTTCCGGCGTCATGGCCGTTTCGGCCAGGTCGGTCAGCCAGACGATTAGGCTGCGCCGCTTCTGGTCGCTGAGCAGGCGTCCGGCGGCCTGCAGATGATCGGCCTCGCCGGTTTCCTCCCGCACGGTGGCCAGTTCCGCCATCAGATTGCGCAGATGTGCGCTGCCGCGCGCGGCGGGTATCCGATTGCGGATTTCGCGGCCGTAGGCGAGCAGCCCGACGCGATCGCCAGACGCCAACGCGACCTGCGACAGGCCCAGCGCGGCGTTGACGGCGTAGTCGAGCTTGGTGAGATGGCCGACGCGGGCGCGCATCAGGCGGCCGGTGTCGATGACCAGCCAGACGGTCTGGCTGCGCTCGACCTGGTAGGTTCGCGTCACGAGCTTGCCGCGCCGCGCCGCCGCGGTCCAGCAGATGTCGCGGAACTCGTCTCCCTCGCGGTACTCGCGCAGGCTCTCGAACTCGCGGCCGGCCCCGCGCACCCGCATGTGGCGCTTCTCGAGCGCGATCTGCCGGCTTCTCACGAGATAGACCGACTGCCGCTTCGCCTCTTCGAGATTCGGATAGACCCTGACCATCTGCGGCAACGCCGCACGCAGCCAGCGTTCGGCGAGTCGGAGCGGGCCCTGGCAGCGCAGGAACGCATCCCCGATCGGAACGTCACCGCGCGCGGTCGGCCGGATCGAGTACGACGCCGACGCCTGGCCCCGCGGCCTCACGGTCATCGTGACGAGCGGCGGCGCTCCGCGCAGCATGCTCGGCACGGCGTCGACGATCCCGACATGGACGAGCGTGGCGGATCCGTTGCGCAGCACCAGTGTGACAAACGACTCGACGGACAGCGCAGCCGGGGCGATCCAGCGCCGTTCGACGACCAACGGGCGGGCACGGAAGACCTGCGCGAGGTCGATCGCCCACGCCAACAGGACCAGGGCGTCCCATGCGAGCATCGCCCAGATCAGACGCAGGTCGAAAAACGCGGGCAGCGACCAGAACAGACCGGCGCCGAGCAGCAGGAGCACGCGGCGGCCGAACGCCACCCCACACCACGTGTGTGGCCGCGCCTCCGCCTCCACCGCCGGCGCGATCAGCCGGTCGGACGCGGCGTTCACCGCGGGACCTCGACCGCGCGGATCACGTCCTGCAGCACCTGGTCCGGCGTGAGACCCTCGAGGTCGGCCTCGGGCTTGAGCACGATGCGGTGTCTCAGCACGGGCCCCGCCGCCGACTTCACGTCATCGGGGATCAGGTAGTCACGGCCGTCCATCGCCGCGATCGCCTTCGATACCGCCATCAGGCTGACGGCGGCGCGGGGGCTCGCGCCGAGCGACAGCGAGGGCCAGTCGCGCGTGCGCCGGACGATTTGCACGAGGTAGGTGAAGAGCGCTTCCTCCACCGTGACAGCGTGAACCTCCTTCCGGGCCTCCGCGAGAAGCGCCGGCTCGACGGCCGAGAGCGACATCTGATCGAGCAGGCGCGAATCGAACCCGGCCTGCACGTTGGCCAGCAACTGGACCTCCGCGGTCGCCTCGGGATACGGCACACGGATCTTCAGCAGGAAGCGATCGAGCTGCGCTTCCGGCAGCGGGTAGGTGCCCTCGAACTCCACGGGATTCTGTGTCGCAAACACGGTGAACGCCGCACCGAGCGGGTAGCGCGTGCCGTCGATCGTCACCTGCCGCTCTTCCATGCACTCGAGCAGCGCCGCCTGCGTACGGGGCGGCATCCGGTTCACCTCGTCCACGAGCAGCAGGTCGGTGAAGACCGGTCCCTGATGGAGCTGAAACGTGCTGGTGGCCAGGTTCAGGACGTTGGTGCCGACGATATCGGCCGGCATCAGGTCGGACGTGCACTGGATGCGCTGGAATTCCAGCTTCAGCAGGCGCGACAGCGTCTTGACCGCCAGCGTCTTCGCGATGCCAGGCACCCCTTCGACCAGCGCATGTCCCTGGCAGAGCAACGCCACGAGGCACTGGTCGCACAACTGCTCCTGCCCGACAACGACGCGAGACATCTGGGCCCGCACATGGTCAACGAGGACGGAAACGGAAGACATGAATACTCCCTTACGATGTTGGTGCTGAAGGTGCTGGAGGTGCTGCGGGTGCTACGGGTGCTGGTGCTGGGGGTGCCGGGGGTGCTGCGGGTGCTGCAGGTGCGCAGCCGGCAGCACCGCACCTGCAGCACCAGCAGCACCAGCAGCACCAGCAGCACCTGCAGCACCCGCAGCACCAGCAGCACTTGTAGCACCTTCAGCACCGCACCTGCGGCACGATCAGCACCTGTAGCACCTTCAGCACCTGTCCCCCCCCCCCGCCCTCCGTGCAGCCTGAGTCCCTCCGGCCAGCCGATAGAGCGCCTGCACCATCCGCAGCGCCTCTTTTGCGCCGAGGTTCGGGTTGTCGCGCGCCGCTTGGCAACGGCGGAGCGTCGGAGCGAACGAGTCGTCCTCGACGTGCCAGCGTTCGCGAAGCGCGCGTTCCAGATCTTCGACGGGTGTGTTGATGGCCATCCCGAGCCGCCGGCACAGCTGATAGCGAAAGCGCTGGTGGCAGATGTCCACTGCCACCGAGGCCGCGTTGGCGTGCTGGTACAGCCCCCCGAGCGTCTGCACGAACTCGAGCGGCGACAGCCGCACGTCGGCGAGTGGCGCCAGCACGGGACCGCTGCGCCTGGCGAAGGTCACGAGCACCGCCAGCGCCAGGATCGCGCCCTGCGCGCCGAGCCAGACGAGCGGCGTTCGAACGGCCGACCGGCCGGTCGATTCCTGGTAGCCGTGGAAGTACTCGTCCCACAGGATCTGCCGGCCCTCGCGCTCGCCGAGGCACGCCAGGAAGAACTCGAGGTTCGCGGTCTCGCGGAGGCCCGCGTTGGTGAGTGGCGTGGCCGACGCCCACCAGATGATCTCGCCCTTCCCCATGCCGTATCGCACGGCCACGATTCGCCGTTCCGCGGTGTAGAGCGGTGTCGCCGACGTCTGCTCGGCCCAGTAGGCGCGGGCGACGAGCGTAATCTCGCGGGCCGCGCGTGTCGGGCCGGCTGGTGACACGGCCGTGGCCTTCTCCCACGTGAGCACCCACGGGCGCGGCACGATGGACGCCTCGGGCAGGAAGGCTCCGGCCATCGGGCCGGTGGCCACCACGCGCCCCCCTGACTCGACGAAGAGACGAAGTCGGGCGGTATCCCGCTCGGTCGGTGCGCCCGTCGGCTCCGCGAGCACGAGCGTCGTCCTGCTCGGATCGGGCAGTTGCCGCAACTCGCGCTCCCACCGCGTGACGCGGTAGCCCATGTCCTGCAGCAGGAGGTATGCAGCCCTGGCACCCGCCGATGCCGTGGAATACGTCGTCGGCACCTCGCTCTTCACGCCCTGGCCGGGCGTGAGGAAGATGGCGCCCATGACGAGGGCCAGGAACACCAGGCCGACCATCAGCAGCGTCCGGCGGTCGCTGCGATTCAGCGCGGTCGACATCCGAGCTTCTCCAGACTCGAGATGGCGCGTTCGAACGTCCCGCCGTCCGCGGCCTGCCGTGCATACCAGGCTAGCTCGAACGTGCGGGTGAGCGCCGAGAGCGCGGGCCGATGCTCGTGGTCGACGGGAAGGAGGCGCAGGTATTCGCGCGGCGTGCGCGCCCGGTCCGGCGGCCAGACGCGCGTCGATTCGAGGAACGAGATGCCCGCCCAGTACGCCAGGCGAACGGCGTCACGCCAGCGGCCCTCATCGGCGGCAGCCCTGGCGTCGGCCAGCCAGAGACTCCACCCCCTGGCAGAGACGGGGAGCGCCTCCGGCAGGATCGACTCGACGCGGGCCGCCCGCCGGAAGCCTCGGTAGACCCAGACCGCCATGACGATCACGGCGACGACGGCCAGTCCGTAGACGACGACGCGTCCGATCGTCGGGATCGCGGACGATCCCATCATCCGTTCCAGCAGGCCGACGACCAAGCCGAGGGCCGCCTGCTTGAGGCGCTCGATCCACGTGGGGCCGTGGATCCCCGCGAACTCCGGCCGCGAGAGGATCTGCTCGAGCCGCGCGCGGACCGGCCGAGCGTCGGCGGGCGCCGCCTGGTAGGCATCGAGTTCGTCACGCAAACGGAGCATCCGCTCCCGGATCGCCAGGACCCGCCGAGCGCCGGGCCGCTGCTGCAGCTCGCGAAGGTCGCGACGCAGCGAGGCGGTCGAGATCTCGAACACCGTCGAGCCATCGCGGATCTGCCAGGTGTCCGGGAGGCTGGCGACGATCGCGGGCACCTCGGATGGGCGCTGTTCGACCCGGTCACACGCCGCCAGCACGCGATCGAGTTCGGCGCGGTAGGCGGCTGGCGACAGGGGTGCTCCGGCGCCCTGGGCGCCGACGGGTAACAGCAGCAAGACGACGAGCGGGCAGGCGCTCAGGGTGGCGTTCATGCGCCCGTGAACGGTGCCGGCGCGCCGTCGGCTGGCCGGCCGTCGATGGCTGACATCATCAACTCGAGGTCGAACGCTTCTTTCCGGACGCGTTCGTCGTAGTACAGCAGCGAGAACGCGATCGTCATGAGCGGTCCGACCAGGCACTGCGTGAGGAACGACCCGACGGCCGACGCCACCTGCACCCACGCGTTCACGGCCGTCATATCGCCGCCCGAGTAGAGGAATCCGATGATGCCGATCGGCACGTTGACGACCATCGAGACGATCCAGACGAGCACCACGAAGAGGACGTAGATGACCGCCACGCGGCCGCGGTCGCCTTTTGTCAGATCCGCGCTTCGGCTGGCGGCATCGAGCATGCTGCGCTCCTCGAGGACCGCGACGGGGATGGCCACGGCCCACATCAGCGACAGGATGATGCCGGGGACGATGAGCAGGATCAGGCCGAGGGCGACGCCCAGGCCGATCACGATCATCGTGATGGCCAGCGACACGATGCGCCCGCGGATGTGCGACAGCGCGTCCACGACCGTGACCGGGCGATCGAGGTAGACGTGCGAGACGGCCACGACGGTCGCTCCCTGCGATGCCGCGGTGACGGCCAGCATGGTCAGGAGAGTCACCGGCAGCCACAGCAGGGTGGCGCCGAGGTCCAGGGGACCGGCCGGCTTGGGCAGGATCGCGATGCCGACGAGCTGCACCGCAAGGATGACGAGGTGCGTGACCGCAATGATGCCGACAAACAGCGGGAAGTGGCTGCGGTAGAGCAGGAACGTCCGGTCGAGGAGTTCGCCGGTGCTGAGCGGGCGGAGGGCGGGTGTGGGCATTGGGGCGGATAGTAGCACAGAGAATAGGGTGTGCTATCCTCTGCGGCGACTGCGACGGTTCGACCGATTCCGCAAGGAGTTTCCATGCGTCATCAGCGTGTGTCACTGGCCTTCATCGTAGTGGCGGCGGCCGGCCTGGTCGTCATGCCGGGGACGGCGGCCAGGCAGCAGGACCAGAGTGTTCTCACCTGTCCCACCTGCGAGAGTTGCACGAGCGTACTGGTCGGGAAGGCGGCGTCGGTTGACGGGGCGACGATGACCTCGCACTCGTGCGACAGCACGACCGACCGCACCTGGATGAACATTGTCCCGAACCAGAAGCACAAGCCCGGTGAGATGGCGAAGGTGTACTACGAGCCCAAGCGCACGAAGGGGCCGGACGAGCCGGATCGCGTCGAGACGGGGGAGATCCCACAGGTGCCGGAGACGTACGCGTACTTGAACTCCGCCTACCCGATCATGAACGAGCACCAACTCGCCATCGGCGAGACGACGTTCGGCGGGAAGCGGCAGATGGTCAGCGACAAGGGGATCATCGACTGCCCGGAGTTGTATCGACTCGTGCTGGAGCGGGCGAAGACTGCGCGCGAGGCGATCCGGATCGCCGACGAGCTGACGAGGAAGTACGGCTACAACGACTACGGGGAGGCCTTCACATTCGCCGATACCAAAGAAGTCTGGATCTTCGAGATCGTCGGGCCGGGCCCGGGCAAAGTGGGCGCGGTGTGGGCGGCCGTTCGGATCCCTGACGATCACGTGTTCGTGTCGGCCAACGCGCCACGAATCCGCAAGCTCGACCTGAACGACAAGGACCACTACCTGGCCTCGGACAACATCCTCACGGTTGCCGAGGAGTTGGGTTTCTGGAGCCCGAAGAGCGGCGACGCGTTCGAGTTCTGCACGGTCTACGGGGCGCGGACGGCGATGGGGAGCCGCCGGCGCGAGTGGCGCGCGCTCAGCCGGATTGCTCCGTCGCTGAAACTCGATCCGAACTCGGAGAACTACCCGCTGTCGGTCAAGGCCGAGAAGAAGCTGTCGGTGAAGGACGTCCTCGACATCTTCCGGGACACCTACCAGGACACGCCATTCGACATGACGCGATCGCTCATCAAGGTGTCGAAGGACGGGAAGGTCGGGAAGAACCCAGTCGCCAATCCCTTCATGAGCAACGACTATCTCGAGATCTTCAACATCACCTCCGAGCGGACGATCGCGTGCAAGCGCGCGACCTATCTGCAGATCACGCAGTCGCGCGACTGGCTGCCGAATCCGGTCGGCGGCGTGGTGTGGCTGGGCTACGACAATCCGATGACGACGCCGCATACGCCGTTCTACATCGGGATTGCGCAGATGCCGGCGTCCTACATGGTCGATGGGCGCGAGCGCTTCCGCCGAGACTCGGCCTGGTGGGCCTATCGCCAGGTGAGCCAACTGGCGACGCTGCGCTGGCAGGATATGGTCAAGGACGTCCAGCAGGTCTGGGAGCCGATCGAGACGAAGGCGTTCGCGGATCAGGTCAAGGTCGAGGAAGAGGCCGTGCGTCTGTTGAAGCAGGATCCGCAGAAGGGGCGCGAGTACCTCACGAAGTACTCGCACGACATCGCCAACAACGCGGTGAACGCCTACTGGAAGCTGGCGGACGATCTCTGGACGAAGTACACGAACTACTTCCACTGATCACGGTTTCGACACTGAGGCTCGATTCCCCCTGTCCTTTGCGGCTGCCGGCCGACCGCGCGGACAGGGCTCTGCGTGCTCTGTGTCATTCGCAAGGGGAGATCCACATGCGCGGGATGACGTGGCTGGTGGCGATCGGTCTGGTCGTGGTGTTGTCAGGCCCGGCCGTCGCGCAGGAGGCCGGGTTCTCGGCGGCCGATTTCACCGCTCGCCGCGACAAGCTCATATCGCAGATAGGCGACGCGGTGGCCGTCGTCCCGCCTTCGAATGCCGACGTGTGGTATCTGAGCGGCATCGAGGGTCGCGAGGTCGGCCTCATCCTCGTGCCGCCCGGGGCCGCGCGCCGGGCCCCGAATCCCGAAGCCTGGAAGACCACCGCCTACCTGCCGGCGCGTTCGCCGCGCGCCGGCGTGTGGAACGACACGCTCACGTCGGTGGGGGACGACATCAAGGCGCAGACCGGCATCGACAACACGGCCCCGGTCTCACGCCTGCTCGCGGATGTCGCGAAGCTCGCCCTGATTGCCGACACCATCTACATTCCCTATCGAAGCGCTCCGGCGGGAGACGGCGAGCTGGCGGCCGATCTGAAATTCGTGGAGTCGGTGCGCCGCATGCTGCCCGAGGTCCGGATCAAGAACCTCGCGCCGCTCATCACCGACATGCGCTGGGCAAAGTCGGCCGCCGAGATCACGGTGATGAGAAGAGCCGAGGCGATCACCGCTGACGCGTTCATCGACGCGGCGAAGCGGGCGGCGCCCGGCATGTTCGAATACGAGATCGAGGCGGGCATCAACCACATCTTCCGCGCGCGCGGCTCTTCGCGACCGGCGTTTCTCATCATCGGATCCGGTCCGAACTCGTGCATCCTGCACCACATGTCGAACGATCGGCAGATGAGGCAGGACGAGTTGCTCCTGATCGACATCGGCACGGTCTACAAGCACACCGAGACCGACCTGACGAGGACGATCCCGGTGTCTGGCACGTTCACGCCAGAGCAGCGGAAGATTTACGACATCGTCCTCGAGGCGAACAAGAAGGCGATTGCGGCCGTGAAGCCGGGCATGACCCTGGCCGACGTGCACCGGGTCGCCTACGACGTGATCGACAAGGCCGGCTACGGGAAATACCTGATTCACGGCACCAACCACACGCTGAACGGCGGGTCGGAGCGGTTGCCCCATGGGTCGGGCCTGGTGCCCGATCGGACGACGCGACCTGGCTTCAGCAACGACAAGCCGATCGTGCCGGGCACGATGTTCACGATCGAGCCCGGAATCTACATCCCGGAAAAGAACCTCGGTATCCGCATCGAGGACGACGTCCTGGTCACCGACACCGGGTGCGAGGTGCTGACGGCCGGTGCGCCAAAGGAGATTGCGGAGATCGAAAAGCTGGTGAGGAGTGGAAAGCCTGGGGTGACGCGACACTAGACATCTTCCAGGTGTCAGAGCGTGACGAATGAAGCACGGTCTCGCGCCTCGCTTCCGCCCCTTGAAGATGTCGATGACGACGCCGGAGGCGTCGTCCAGAAACCACGTGGGCGAAGCGAGTTCGGCGGTGTGAGGCGACGCTTCGCTGGCCGGCCCCGCAGCCTTGTCACGCCGAAGCGGCGGGTCTAGAAATAGTCGTCCGACCGCTTCATCCTGCGCGCGACTGCGCGGCCGCGGGTCAGGCCCTCGCGCGAGAGTTCACGGAGCCGCGCCGTGGTGAGCTTGTCACCCTGCGTCGCCCACAGCAGCACCGCGCGCCCGATGGCCCACGTGCCACCGTACGCGACGGCCACCTTCGGCACGATGCCGATCACTGGAAGCAGACCGACCAACTGCCGCGCGATCTGCCGGAAGAGCAGGCCGCCGCCGAGCACCCCGATGATCTCGCCGATGAGATCCCGCGCTTGGCCCCGTTTGCCCGAAGCCAGTGCGATGCGGTAGCTCATCATCAACTGGTTCTTGGTCAGCACGATCACGTCGCCGATGTTGAGCGGGATGTTGAGCAGCGGGACCACCTCGGCCAGGCCGGTGCTGAACGCGTAGCCGGCATTGGTGCGGGCCGTTTCGTCGATCAGCGCGTCGACAATCTTCCGCCGCAGCAGCGGGAACTCGCGCGCGAGCGCCAGGCGCCGCTCGGGTTCGACGACGGTGAGGAGGGCGTCCACCGCATGTCCCACCCCCTGGGCGTCGAGGCGGTCCACCGCCACACGCGCGGCGCTGCCCTGGGTGTGCACCTTGCCAGGACGCTCGTCCGTGCCAACGGCGACCGTCACGAGCCTCACGCCCCGCTTCAGCCACATCTCGCGCGCGGTCCGCAATTCCGCCGACATGCCCGTGCCCCGCGCCAGGATGAAGACGATGTCGGGGCCGTCGACGACCGGAGCTTCCCGTTGCCCTCCGGGCGGACCGGCCAGCGAGGCATCGATGGCGGTGAGCCACATGATCGCTTCGGTCAGGCCCTCGGCCAGCAGGACCGCGAACATGTCGGCTTCCGCCGTCGTTTCGCCGACGATGAGCAGTCGGACCTGCCGGTCCGCTTCGCGGCGGATCGCATCGAGGTCCACTTCCTTGAGAATGCGCCACACGCGGGCGAGCGTCAGGGGACTGGTCATATTCAGATTCTACACGCCACGTGGTAGCCTGTAACGGCCCTCGAGGAGTCATACATCCATGCACCTTGCACGATTTCCCAGGCGACGTTATACCCAGGGTTGGACACCGCTCGAGCAGATGGAGCGTCTTTCGCAGCGGCTCGGCGGTCCAAACCTCTATATCAAGCGAGACGACCTGCTCGGCCTCGCCGGCGGCGGCAACAAGACGCGCAAGCTCGAATTCCTGGTAGCCGACGCGCTCGCGCATGGCGCCGACACGCTCGTGACCTGCGGCGCCGTCCAGTCGAACCACTGTCGGCTGACCCTGGCGGCCGCGGTCAAGGAAGGCCTGAAGTGCCGGCTGGTTCTCGAAGAGCGCGTGGCGAACAGCTACACCCCGGACGCGACCGGCAACAACTTCCTGTTCAGGCTGCTCGGCGTCGAAGCCATCACCGTCGTCAAGTCCGGCGTGGACCTCGCGGCTGAGATGCAGAAGGTGGCCGCCGAGGTGTCGGCGCTCGGGCGCAAGGCCTACATCATTCCCGGCGGCGGATCGAACCCGATTGGGGCGCTCGGCTACGTGGCGTGCGCCGAGGAGATTCTCGCCCAGACCTTCGAACTCGGGCTGCGACTCGATCACATCGTGTGCGCGAGCGGGAGCACCGGCACCCACGCAGGACTGCTGGCGGGCTTGGTCGGCAACAACAGCCACATTCCATTGACGGGCATCAACGTCCGCCGGACGCGCGAAGAGCAGGAGCCAAACGTCCACAAGCTCGCGCAGGAAGTCGCTGCCAAGCTGGGGATTCCGGGCGGCATTCCTCGCGAGGCGGTGACCGCGCTTGGAGACTGGGTTGGTCCAGGCTACTCGCTGCCGACGCCCGAGATGGTGGAGGCCGTGCGCATGGTGGCGCAGGTCGAGGGGATCCTGCTGGACCCGGTCTACACCGGCAAGACGATGGCCGGCTTGATCGGTCTCATCCGGCGGGGGACGTTCAAGGCGGGCGAGAACGTGCTGTTCGTGCACACCGGCGGGTCGCCGGCGCTGTATGCGTATCAGTCGGTGCTGGTGTAGCAGCAGGCGGTGTGGGGGCGGGTCTCACGCCTTCGCCGAACGGCTTCGGCGATGCGAGTCGGACCCGCCCGTGACGATCGGAGGCTCCATGCGCAGTGGTCTGACAGCGTTTGCGTTCGTCGTCGCCGCGGCGGTGGCGTTCGGCGTGTCCACCGCGGCCTTTGCACAGGCACAACAGGGGCAACAGGCGCAGCAGGGGCAACAGGCGCCGCCCGACAAGGAAAAGGACAAGGCTGCTCCGGCGGATCCGATCTCGGGCGACTGGGATGGTCTGGTGGACATGCCGGACGGAGCCATGGGATTCAGCCTGGCGCTGAAACTCGACAAGGACAAGCTCACCGGTGAGGTCGGCAGCAACCAGGGCGTGACCCCCATCAAGGAAGGCACCTGGGCCGACGGGAAGCTGACCATCAGCTTCATCTACGTTGACGGCCAGCCCGTGACGATGGCCGGAACGCTCAAGGACGACACGCTCAACGGGTCGCTCAGCTACGGCGGCGGCCAGATGGTGGCGAACTGGGGCGCGAAGAGGAAGACCAAGTAGGTTGAACGGGGTCCTTGGCTGCAGTACCATGGTCTGTTGCGGCAGCCACGAGATTGCCGCCAGTGGACCCTGTTCTCATGTCTGAGACTACCGCCGGCGCCAGCGCGGAACTCGTCATCCGCGGCGCCCGCACGCACAATCTCAAGAACATCGATCTCACCCTTCCGACCAACGCGCTGGTGATCATCACCGGCGTCAGCGGGTCAGGGAAATCCTCGCTCGCCTTCGACACGATCTACGCCGAAGGTCAGCGGCGCTACGTCGAGTCGCTGTCGGCGTACGCCCGGCAGTTCCTCGAACGGATGGAGAAGC comes from Vicinamibacterales bacterium and encodes:
- a CDS encoding stage II sporulation protein M, whose translation is VETIQRREMWTHSILAVKPLASSAIMTNNMSVAFTTFALGITGGLGTIYMMVLNGVMIGVIGMACWLAGMSVALWSFVAPHGVLELPAIFIAGGAGLRVGLGLLFPGTLPRRDSLASAGTEAVRLLVGVVPILILAGIIEAFISPTALAPSLKFRMAAALFVLLVFYLFRPLESRS
- a CDS encoding DUF58 domain-containing protein, translating into MNAASDRLIAPAVEAEARPHTWCGVAFGRRVLLLLGAGLFWSLPAFFDLRLIWAMLAWDALVLLAWAIDLAQVFRARPLVVERRWIAPAALSVESFVTLVLRNGSATLVHVGIVDAVPSMLRGAPPLVTMTVRPRGQASASYSIRPTARGDVPIGDAFLRCQGPLRLAERWLRAALPQMVRVYPNLEEAKRQSVYLVRSRQIALEKRHMRVRGAGREFESLREYREGDEFRDICWTAAARRGKLVTRTYQVERSQTVWLVIDTGRLMRARVGHLTKLDYAVNAALGLSQVALASGDRVGLLAYGREIRNRIPAARGSAHLRNLMAELATVREETGEADHLQAAGRLLSDQKRRSLIVWLTDLAETAMTPEVIDAASGMMPRHLVLFVVIGQPDMRELAARNPENETAMFQAAAAQEVLQRRDLLLARLRDRGLLALEADSATLSPTLVNSYLSVKARNQL
- a CDS encoding MoxR family ATPase, yielding MSSVSVLVDHVRAQMSRVVVGQEQLCDQCLVALLCQGHALVEGVPGIAKTLAVKTLSRLLKLEFQRIQCTSDLMPADIVGTNVLNLATSTFQLHQGPVFTDLLLVDEVNRMPPRTQAALLECMEERQVTIDGTRYPLGAAFTVFATQNPVEFEGTYPLPEAQLDRFLLKIRVPYPEATAEVQLLANVQAGFDSRLLDQMSLSAVEPALLAEARKEVHAVTVEEALFTYLVQIVRRTRDWPSLSLGASPRAAVSLMAVSKAIAAMDGRDYLIPDDVKSAAGPVLRHRIVLKPEADLEGLTPDQVLQDVIRAVEVPR
- a CDS encoding DUF4350 domain-containing protein; its protein translation is MSTALNRSDRRTLLMVGLVFLALVMGAIFLTPGQGVKSEVPTTYSTASAGARAAYLLLQDMGYRVTRWERELRQLPDPSRTTLVLAEPTGAPTERDTARLRLFVESGGRVVATGPMAGAFLPEASIVPRPWVLTWEKATAVSPAGPTRAAREITLVARAYWAEQTSATPLYTAERRIVAVRYGMGKGEIIWWASATPLTNAGLRETANLEFFLACLGEREGRQILWDEYFHGYQESTGRSAVRTPLVWLGAQGAILALAVLVTFARRSGPVLAPLADVRLSPLEFVQTLGGLYQHANAASVAVDICHQRFRYQLCRRLGMAINTPVEDLERALRERWHVEDDSFAPTLRRCQAARDNPNLGAKEALRMVQALYRLAGGTQAARRAGGGDRC
- a CDS encoding DUF4129 domain-containing protein, encoding MNATLSACPLVVLLLLPVGAQGAGAPLSPAAYRAELDRVLAACDRVEQRPSEVPAIVASLPDTWQIRDGSTVFEISTASLRRDLRELQQRPGARRVLAIRERMLRLRDELDAYQAAPADARPVRARLEQILSRPEFAGIHGPTWIERLKQAALGLVVGLLERMMGSSAIPTIGRVVVYGLAVVAVIVMAVWVYRGFRRAARVESILPEALPVSARGWSLWLADARAAADEGRWRDAVRLAYWAGISFLESTRVWPPDRARTPREYLRLLPVDHEHRPALSALTRTFELAWYARQAADGGTFERAISSLEKLGCRPR
- a CDS encoding C69 family dipeptidase is translated as MRHQRVSLAFIVVAAAGLVVMPGTAARQQDQSVLTCPTCESCTSVLVGKAASVDGATMTSHSCDSTTDRTWMNIVPNQKHKPGEMAKVYYEPKRTKGPDEPDRVETGEIPQVPETYAYLNSAYPIMNEHQLAIGETTFGGKRQMVSDKGIIDCPELYRLVLERAKTAREAIRIADELTRKYGYNDYGEAFTFADTKEVWIFEIVGPGPGKVGAVWAAVRIPDDHVFVSANAPRIRKLDLNDKDHYLASDNILTVAEELGFWSPKSGDAFEFCTVYGARTAMGSRRREWRALSRIAPSLKLDPNSENYPLSVKAEKKLSVKDVLDIFRDTYQDTPFDMTRSLIKVSKDGKVGKNPVANPFMSNDYLEIFNITSERTIACKRATYLQITQSRDWLPNPVGGVVWLGYDNPMTTPHTPFYIGIAQMPASYMVDGRERFRRDSAWWAYRQVSQLATLRWQDMVKDVQQVWEPIETKAFADQVKVEEEAVRLLKQDPQKGREYLTKYSHDIANNAVNAYWKLADDLWTKYTNYFH
- a CDS encoding Xaa-Pro peptidase family protein: MRGMTWLVAIGLVVVLSGPAVAQEAGFSAADFTARRDKLISQIGDAVAVVPPSNADVWYLSGIEGREVGLILVPPGAARRAPNPEAWKTTAYLPARSPRAGVWNDTLTSVGDDIKAQTGIDNTAPVSRLLADVAKLALIADTIYIPYRSAPAGDGELAADLKFVESVRRMLPEVRIKNLAPLITDMRWAKSAAEITVMRRAEAITADAFIDAAKRAAPGMFEYEIEAGINHIFRARGSSRPAFLIIGSGPNSCILHHMSNDRQMRQDELLLIDIGTVYKHTETDLTRTIPVSGTFTPEQRKIYDIVLEANKKAIAAVKPGMTLADVHRVAYDVIDKAGYGKYLIHGTNHTLNGGSERLPHGSGLVPDRTTRPGFSNDKPIVPGTMFTIEPGIYIPEKNLGIRIEDDVLVTDTGCEVLTAGAPKEIAEIEKLVRSGKPGVTRH
- a CDS encoding D-cysteine desulfhydrase, with the protein product MHLARFPRRRYTQGWTPLEQMERLSQRLGGPNLYIKRDDLLGLAGGGNKTRKLEFLVADALAHGADTLVTCGAVQSNHCRLTLAAAVKEGLKCRLVLEERVANSYTPDATGNNFLFRLLGVEAITVVKSGVDLAAEMQKVAAEVSALGRKAYIIPGGGSNPIGALGYVACAEEILAQTFELGLRLDHIVCASGSTGTHAGLLAGLVGNNSHIPLTGINVRRTREEQEPNVHKLAQEVAAKLGIPGGIPREAVTALGDWVGPGYSLPTPEMVEAVRMVAQVEGILLDPVYTGKTMAGLIGLIRRGTFKAGENVLFVHTGGSPALYAYQSVLV